Within the Candidatus Binataceae bacterium genome, the region TACGCGCGGACTTCTACGCGTGCCGGTGGTTCGCCAGCTGAGTGGCGGCAAAACTCCTGGAATCAGAATCGCCAGCGTAACGATACCGGCGGACCTGGAGCCGCAACATTTTGCCATTACCGGCAAAACTGGCTCCGGCAAGTCAAACTGCATCCGGCAGATACTGCGTCAGATCGAGGCGCGCGCGGGAATCGGCATCGTGCTGGATCCAGACGCCGAATACGTCTCGGAATTCTATCGACCCGAGCGGGGCGACTTGATTCTAAATCCGCTCGATGAACGGTGCCCTTCATGGTCGCCGTGGGCGGAGCTCAGGCCGGAAAGCTTCCGCATGGACGCCGAAGCTTTGGCTCAATCGCTCATACCGGATGCTCCCAATAGTTTCTCGCAAAGCGGTGCAGACCGATTCTTCAGACGCTCCGGTCGCACCACACTTGTCAGCATCCTGGAGACTGCCAAGCCACGGACGGCGAAGACCATCACCGAAATGCTGACCTTGCCCCGGGATCGACTCAAGAAGGCTTTGGCCGGAACGCAGGCAGAAGCGCTTATCGATCCCGGAGCACACGACCAGGGCGCGGGCATCGTGGCGATGGCAACGAACGCTACCAACCCGCTTAGCTACCTGCCTCCGGAGCTTCCGAATCATGCCAATTGGAGCGCGGTCGAATGGGCGAAGAATCGCCGCGGATGGCTCTTCATGACCTCGACCGAGGATTCGCGCGCCGCTGCACTTCCGCTCCAAAATGTTTGGCTCGATTGTCTGGTCCGCCAGCTTCTCACTACCGACCTGAGTGCAACCACGAACCAAGTATGGATCATTATCGACGAGCTCGGAGCGCTCGACTACCAGGGACAATTGGAGAATCTCGTTGTCCGAGGCCGCAAACGCGGCCTCTGCGTGGTCGTTGGCTTTCAGGCGGTGTCTCAGCTCCATTCAATCTATGGACGCGACCGCACCGTCACGCTGCTGTCGGCGCCGGCAACCAAACTGATCCTACGTTCGGACGAAGCGGAGACAGCGGAGTGGGCGAGCCGTACGCTGGGGCAGCGTGAAGTCGTTCGACTTCAGATGACAACGCTCACCGGCCCGTCTCTCTTTCGAGATGGGTTCAACCTGCAACCCCATCAGACGTTGGAGCGCGTCGTGCTGCCGGCCGAAATCCAGAAGCTCCCGCCTCTCGAAGGCTACCTCTGCATCGCCGGTTATGACCGGGCGCGAATCGCGCTCCAGTGGGCCGAGCCTAAGAAAAACGCGCCAGCGTTTGTTCTCCGCAAAGACTCCGAGGTGCCGTTTTCTGAGGAGAAGGCAGGCACGCATCCGGAATCATCGCCCAAACCCGCTTCGTCACAGGGAGAGTGGGACTAGCCATGTTGGTCATGTCCAAAGGCGCGCTCACCGCCGGTCAAGCGGAAACGTACTACGAGGAGAAGTACAGTCGCGATGATTACTACACTGAAAATCGGCGGGTGATCGGACATTGGTTCGGCAAAGGAGCCGCAGAGCTTGGGCTGGCGGGAGACATCGATACTGCGGACTTCCAAGCTGCCCTAAATGGCTTTCATCCGAGAACCGGAGAGGTTCTCGTTCATACGGCGCAACGCCAAGGTGAAGAGAAACGGGCGGGCTGGGACGCGACGTTCAACGCTCCGAAATCACTGACCATCCAGGCGCTTGTCGGAAACGATGCTCGCTTAATTACCGCGCACCGACACGCTGTTGAGCAGACGCTCCATCAGCTCGAGCGGTTTGGACAAGCGCGTATTCGAAGAGGCCAGGAGTGGATCACAACCGGCAACATCGTCGCAGCCCGTTTCGATCACATCGCGGCACGACCAACTGATGCCGCCGCCAACGACGGCTATGGTCCTGACCCGCACCTGCACACCCATGTCGTGGTGATGAACATGACGCGTCGACCGGACGGCCAGTGGCGAGGACTCGATCCGATTGAGATCTACCGCTCGCAGGCCTTTGCGACGGCAGTTTACCGCGCTGAACTCTCTCGCGAGGTTCAGAGATTCGGTTATGCGATTACCGTCACCGAAAAGGACGGGCGCTGGGAGCTTGAAGGCTACACACGCGAACAGCTGATGGCCTTTTCGCTGCGCCGTCAGGCAATCGAGCGCGAGCTCGCGAAGCTTGGCATCAATGGCGCAAGCGCGGCACAGATTGCGGCTCATCGTTCGCGTCTCTCCAAAGACCAGCGCGGCGAGGATGCGTTGAAGATCGAATGGCGCGAGCGTGCTGCGGCGTATGGGATCTCCGTGAAACGGATCGCCCAGCTTGCGCATAATCGTAAACCGATCGCGCCAAAACTCGGCGTGGCCACGTTGCTCGAGACCGTGCACCAGGCGACAGCTCACGCGACGGAACGCGATGCCGCACCCGATCGGCGCGAACTCGAGACCTTTAGTCTCCAGCACACCATGGGCCGGACTGTACTGGCAGAGGTTCGCAATGCGATCGACCTTCAACGAAACGAAGGTCGATTGATCGATCTGGTGACGAACCATTGCCATCCGATCGGTGCATTCACGACTCCCGAGATGGCGGTGCTTGAGCGAGATAACGTCGCACTGATGCATGCCGGCCGCGGCATGGCTCAACCGATCGCTGCCATCGACGAAATCAAGAGTTGGTCCGTCAGTCGCGGGCTTGCCGCCGATCAAACCCGTGCAGCCGTAACCACGCTTTCGACTCGTGACTGGCTTAGCGCGATCGAAGGACGAGCTGGCTCAGCGAAGACAACTACGGTGGGAGCAATCCGCGAGCTTTCTCAACGACAAGGCTACTTCGTGCGCGGCTTCGGACCCACCAGCGGCAGCGTCAAAGCGCTAACTGAAGCGGGGATTCTCGCGCGTACGGTCGCGAGCTTGATCGAAACTCCACAGGTCGAGAAGCACCGAAAAGAGCTTTGGATCGTCGACGAGTCGAGTCTTCTGGCGACGAGGCAAGTTAATCAGCTGCTGGGTCATGCGAAAGAGATTGGGATCGAACGCGTCGTTTTCGTGGGTGACGAACGACAGCATCACGGGATCGAAGCTGGGCGGCCCATCTATCAGATGCGTCAGGCTGGAATGGCGAGTGCCTCCCTCTCGGTTATCCGCCGTCAGCGCGATCCGGAACTGCGGCAAGCTGTCGAGCTGGTGGCGGAAGGAAAGCTCGCACAGGCAATTACCGCGCTGTCCGAACAACAACGGATCAATCAGATCTCTGCCCCCAACGATCGCTATTACGCGATCGCCGAAGACTACCTGCGATCGCATCGGGCCAAACAGTTGACACTCGTGGTGAGTCCAGCAATCGAGGAACGCACCGAACTCAATCGAGTCATCCGCGACCGCCTGGTCGTCGGTGGCCAAGTTGCTGGCGAAGGTGTGGACCTGCCGATTCTTACGAGTCTCGATCTCACGCGAGCGCAGCGCGCTCACGCGCGCCACTACGCGGTCGGTGACGTGATCCGCCTACGCCGCGGAAGCCCCAAGCTTGGGATAACCGCTGGCGAGTACCTGACGGTCGAAGCATCGGACCCCAAACGCAATTTCCTCCGCATCAGAACTGAGATGGGTGGCACGATCGAATACAAGCCCAGTCGCTTTCGCGGAACCGAAGTGTTTCGTGCGGAGTCTCGAAGGCTTGCCGCCGGTGATCGTGTCCAATTCCGCGCCCCCGATCGCGCACTAGGGATTGCAAATGGCGAACTTGCGACGGTCGTCGCAATAGATGTTGAGCAGACGCAGTTACGGACCGACAGGGGCAAAGAGATCAGGGCTGCCAACGCAAGGCTTCGGCACATCGACTACGGCTATGCCTCGACATCACACGCCAGCCAGGGAGCTACCGTTGACCGTGTGATTGTGAACATCGACACCGAGCGGAGTTCGCGCCTCGTAAATCGCCGTCAGTTTTACGTGTCACTGAGTCGAGCGAGGCACGACGCGCGAATCTATACGGACAACACCGAAACACTGACGCGCGCCGTCGCTCGCGAGCAAGTCAAGCCGACCGCTCTCGAGAATCTTTCGGAGGCGCAGCGGCGATCGCTGCCAAGATTCAGGCCGATCGACATCGAAGACTCATTCGTTGCGCGACCAAAGCGGAGTATCCAGCGCGATCGAAAGATCAAGCGCAGCCAGGGAATCAGTTGGTGAGGCGAGGAGGTAGCGCGATGAAGTTTTGCACTCGTTGCGGTTCGCAGATGATCAATAAACAGATCTGCGGGTTCTGCAAAGCACCTGCGTTCAGAGCCGCGAGTGAGGCAATCGTCGAGTATCCCGCGGCCGGCGACCTACGTTCATTCCACTTCAAGTACACGCTCTATCTTCTTGGCATCGTCTATCGCGAGCCGTCGCTTTCGGTTCCGTTCAGCTACATAAACGGGACTCTCTTGGAAGTCCGCACCTCTCAAGATGCAGCTCGTTCGGTTCCAATCAAAATCTGGTCGGACAAGGACGATCCTTTATGCGGCCCACGCAGTCCCATCATCGGCAAGGAAACACAGCCAGCCATCAGAAGCATCGTGCGGCTGAGACTTGGAACCGGTGTCGAGCGTTCGTTTGTGCTGTCTCAGGTCAGACCGCACGCCAGACGAGGCGATAGGATTGGACTGATTTTTCCCGCTCCGATTGTCTGCGCCCTCAACCCGGTCTATGACCATGCGGCGATAGCGGCCGTCGACTATCTCGCCGATAGCTCCACGTGGAGCACAACCCATCCAGAGATTCAAGCCATCCGCTCACAGTTGCCGGATGATCAAGACGACGCATTCACCGATTCGTTCGGGAACTACCTGAACGGACTCTGCCGACACTGCCTGCGGCTTTTCAAAGGACACCACGGAAATAATCAGCGACAACACGGAGTTGGCCTCCGTCAGGCGGAGTTAACGCGATGAAGATCCTCGCCCCGCAACAACGCCTGGCGCCGGCTTCGCTCAAATCCGTCGCGCCCGCCCTACGGAAACGCTGCGCTCGGTCACGCCGGATTTGCACGGCTTCGCCGTCGCTCATTG harbors:
- the mobF gene encoding MobF family relaxase, whose protein sequence is MLVMSKGALTAGQAETYYEEKYSRDDYYTENRRVIGHWFGKGAAELGLAGDIDTADFQAALNGFHPRTGEVLVHTAQRQGEEKRAGWDATFNAPKSLTIQALVGNDARLITAHRHAVEQTLHQLERFGQARIRRGQEWITTGNIVAARFDHIAARPTDAAANDGYGPDPHLHTHVVVMNMTRRPDGQWRGLDPIEIYRSQAFATAVYRAELSREVQRFGYAITVTEKDGRWELEGYTREQLMAFSLRRQAIERELAKLGINGASAAQIAAHRSRLSKDQRGEDALKIEWRERAAAYGISVKRIAQLAHNRKPIAPKLGVATLLETVHQATAHATERDAAPDRRELETFSLQHTMGRTVLAEVRNAIDLQRNEGRLIDLVTNHCHPIGAFTTPEMAVLERDNVALMHAGRGMAQPIAAIDEIKSWSVSRGLAADQTRAAVTTLSTRDWLSAIEGRAGSAKTTTVGAIRELSQRQGYFVRGFGPTSGSVKALTEAGILARTVASLIETPQVEKHRKELWIVDESSLLATRQVNQLLGHAKEIGIERVVFVGDERQHHGIEAGRPIYQMRQAGMASASLSVIRRQRDPELRQAVELVAEGKLAQAITALSEQQRINQISAPNDRYYAIAEDYLRSHRAKQLTLVVSPAIEERTELNRVIRDRLVVGGQVAGEGVDLPILTSLDLTRAQRAHARHYAVGDVIRLRRGSPKLGITAGEYLTVEASDPKRNFLRIRTEMGGTIEYKPSRFRGTEVFRAESRRLAAGDRVQFRAPDRALGIANGELATVVAIDVEQTQLRTDRGKEIRAANARLRHIDYGYASTSHASQGATVDRVIVNIDTERSSRLVNRRQFYVSLSRARHDARIYTDNTETLTRAVAREQVKPTALENLSEAQRRSLPRFRPIDIEDSFVARPKRSIQRDRKIKRSQGISW
- a CDS encoding type IV secretion system DNA-binding domain-containing protein; translated protein: MWSGGRQAASWQAYATGARMNARFVMVWLKLGLFSWIITTFCLIWYWTGRYFPDFGHQQFVPWFLAWLLGKLSPPFIHPTLPYMGRRYPADVLAAFLNDRHFYQHSFGEWVIHYLRYGAVAPMLITVASVILLRRKSSDAHHLRGLQLITSKELSGAVKNAATRGLLRVPVVRQLSGGKTPGIRIASVTIPADLEPQHFAITGKTGSGKSNCIRQILRQIEARAGIGIVLDPDAEYVSEFYRPERGDLILNPLDERCPSWSPWAELRPESFRMDAEALAQSLIPDAPNSFSQSGADRFFRRSGRTTLVSILETAKPRTAKTITEMLTLPRDRLKKALAGTQAEALIDPGAHDQGAGIVAMATNATNPLSYLPPELPNHANWSAVEWAKNRRGWLFMTSTEDSRAAALPLQNVWLDCLVRQLLTTDLSATTNQVWIIIDELGALDYQGQLENLVVRGRKRGLCVVVGFQAVSQLHSIYGRDRTVTLLSAPATKLILRSDEAETAEWASRTLGQREVVRLQMTTLTGPSLFRDGFNLQPHQTLERVVLPAEIQKLPPLEGYLCIAGYDRARIALQWAEPKKNAPAFVLRKDSEVPFSEEKAGTHPESSPKPASSQGEWD